In Thermococcus sp., the DNA window GGCTGGAAACGCCGTTGGTCTTGGTAACTTTGTCAGGTTCCCAACACAGGTCGCCCAGAACGGTGGCGGTGCCTTCATGGTGCCGTACTTCATTGCACTGTTCTTCCTCGGAATACCAATAATGTGGGTTGAGTGGGTTGCCGGTCGCTACGGTGGCAAGTACGGCCATGGGACGCTCGGCCCAAGCTACTACCTAATGGCAAGGGAAAGCGTTAAACCGAGGGGCGCACTCTGGTGGGGTGTCCTGGCCGGGATGCTCGGATTTGCACTGACGGTTCTTCTGAACAGCTACTATCTGCACCTGATCGGCTGGTCCGCAGCGTACACGTACTTCAGTGCCGCGGGCTCGTACTTCGGACAGAACACAGGTACTTTCTTTGACAACTACCTCAGCAACCACGCGGAGGTCTTCCTGTTCTGGGGTATAACCGTCGTGCTGCTGGCAATAGCGGTAGGTCAGGGTGTCAGCAAGGGTATCGAGAGATGGGTCAAGGTAATGATGCCGTTGCTCTACATCTTCGCAATAATCCTGGTCGGCTACGTATTCGTCATTGGCTCCCCGATAAACCCCAACTGGAGCACAATAGACGGGTTCAAGTTCATCTGGAGCCCCAACTGGAGCTATCTATCAAGCCACTTCGCGGCGGTGATGCTGGCAGCCACTGGACAGATATTCTTCACGCTGTCCCTTGGAATGGGCATCATCCAGAACTACGCCAGTTACCTCGGCCCCAACGATGACGTTGCACTCTCCGGTATCGCCACGGTCTCACTCAACGAGTTCGCAGAGGTCGTTCTCGGCGGTTCGCTGGCCATACCCATCGCTACCGCGTACGCTTCGAGGATCGTCCCGGCCAACGTCTTCTCCCAGGGCAAAGACGCCGCCCTCTCATGGATAGGCCAGCACTTCGGACTGGGATTCTCATACACCAGCCTGCCGAACGCCTTCATCCAGATGGGAAGTGTGGGACGGCTCTTTGGAGCACTCTGGTTCCTGCTGCTGTGGTTCGCTGGATTCACGTCAGCAATAGCCATGTACAACTACCTCGTCGCCCTCCTCGAGGAGGATCTCAACATCAAGAGGAGCATTGGAACCTGGATAGTGCTGTTGATATACTTCATCATGGGACTCCCGGTCATTTACATCAGCACCTACATGAACCAGCTCGACAGCTGGATAAGCTTCCAGCTAACGCTGCTCGCACTGGTTGACATCATAGTGGCGGTGTACCTCTTCAAACCGAGCAACTTCTGGGATGAACTGCACAAGGGAGCGTGGATACATGTCCCAACATGGTACAAGTGGGTAACCGTTATAATAGCGCCGATACTCCTCCTGATACCGCTGGTCGGCAACTTCAAGAGCTTCGTCACGGGGAAGATCGGAATAGCACCGTGGACTGCAATAATAGTAATGTTCATCATAGGCGCCATAGAGAGCTACTACGCCATCAAAAAGAAGTACGCAGAGGAACTAGAAAAGAACGAGGTAATCGTGAGGCTGTGAGGTGGTTGATATGGGAAGCTGGGTAGTGTACATGATTATAGCATGGCTGATTATCCTCGGCATGGTAGCGTGGAGCCTTGAAGTCCTCATGAAGGCCGAGAAGCAAAGGGCTTAAATGCCCGACTCTTCTCTTTTAATATTGGAGGGATAACCGTGAAGAGTCCTGGCGTTCTACGGGATACAGCGGAGGTGCTCGAGAGCACACTGCCCCGGGTTGATAGGCTGACGGTAATCTCTGAGAAGGAGAAAGCCAAGGTAAAGAAACTACTCAAAGAGGCCGCGGAGGAGTTTAAGGCAGTTTCAGAGAAGGTCAAAAAGGACAACACTCAGCTCGCGGAGTTCTTCTACAAGAAGGCAACCCAGTTGAAAACGGAGAGCGTGGACAAGAACATAGAAAAGAACGGAAAAAAATCGTACATTCAAGCGGTAAAAAGGATGAACCTATACTCCAAATCCGCCATATACGACTTTGACCCCGATAAATTGAAGGAGCTTAAGAAATCCTACAGGACATATATATTCGGGATGACGTCCTTTTTCATCCTAGCGGGGGTTTACATGAGCCAGATAATGGCTATAACCGCCCTTATCCTCGCGATCCCCATAGTTCTGTCGATGCTGTCTCTTCAGAAGAGGGGATACATGGGGCTACTGCTGGCGTTCTCGGCGGTCCCCATACCGATCCTCCAAGGCGTAATGGCGCTTACCTACGGGCTTAGGGCCATAGATGACCCTGAACTGGTCAGCAAGATAGCGCAAACAATGGGAAAGAGCACATCGTTTGTACATGGGTACCTGGTTGTCATGATAGTGCTAAGCGCGGTAGAGCTCTATCTCATACTTACCGGGATTTACATGCTTTACAAGCACAGGCACGCTTTCCTTTAGTAAAGGGCTTCGTTGCCCCTTTCACCCGTTCTTATCCTCACGGCGTCCTGGACGGGAATAACGAATATCTTGCCATCCCCCGGTGTGCCACTCCTGGCGTTTCTGATGATAACGTCTACAACCTTCTCCAGGTCCTTATCCTTCACAACGACCTCTATCTTCATCTTGGGGAGGAGATCGTACGGAGGAACACCTCCCTGAACGCCCCTGCCCTGAACTTGATACGCAGTTAGCGGAACTATTCCAATCTGCTGGAGGGCCCCCTTAATCCTATCAAAGTCGTTGCCCCTAACGATGGCCTCGATTTTCTTCATGATACCACCGTTGCATATAAGCTCAACTCTGGAAAAAGGTTTCGAAAAAGAATGAAGAAAGCGGGGTGAGCTTAAACCTGAGACTTGAACTTCTTCAACCTCTTTAAGGAGATCCCACTCCTCAAAGCCAGTTCCTTGAGGTCGGCCCGCTTAAGATCCTCAACAGTGTAAACGCCGGCTTTTTTCAGCTTTTTAAGGGTTTTGGGGCCTATCCCCTTAATCCTCAGAAGCGCATCTTCCCCGGTATGCAGAGATTCGGTGATCCTCTCCGCCGTGCTATGAGGCCCTATTCGCTGAAGCTCTCCCTGTGGGGTTATAACCTTCGTCACCGCGGTTGCATAGGCCCGCTCACTGAGGGGTGCCCTGTTTACAGGGGTATCGTCCTCCCACCTTTCGGGGGGCAGTTCCGGCGGTTCAACGTACCTTGGAACCCACGGCGGGTTGTCGCTTATGTAGCCGAAGACGGCTGGAGAATTAAAAGGGTTGT includes these proteins:
- a CDS encoding P-II family nitrogen regulator, yielding MKKIEAIVRGNDFDRIKGALQQIGIVPLTAYQVQGRGVQGGVPPYDLLPKMKIEVVVKDKDLEKVVDVIIRNARSGTPGDGKIFVIPVQDAVRIRTGERGNEALY
- a CDS encoding alpha-glucosidase translates to MKSPGVLRDTAEVLESTLPRVDRLTVISEKEKAKVKKLLKEAAEEFKAVSEKVKKDNTQLAEFFYKKATQLKTESVDKNIEKNGKKSYIQAVKRMNLYSKSAIYDFDPDKLKELKKSYRTYIFGMTSFFILAGVYMSQIMAITALILAIPIVLSMLSLQKRGYMGLLLAFSAVPIPILQGVMALTYGLRAIDDPELVSKIAQTMGKSTSFVHGYLVVMIVLSAVELYLILTGIYMLYKHRHAFL
- a CDS encoding sodium-dependent transporter — translated: MEQQRDQWATKIGLILAMAGNAVGLGNFVRFPTQVAQNGGGAFMVPYFIALFFLGIPIMWVEWVAGRYGGKYGHGTLGPSYYLMARESVKPRGALWWGVLAGMLGFALTVLLNSYYLHLIGWSAAYTYFSAAGSYFGQNTGTFFDNYLSNHAEVFLFWGITVVLLAIAVGQGVSKGIERWVKVMMPLLYIFAIILVGYVFVIGSPINPNWSTIDGFKFIWSPNWSYLSSHFAAVMLAATGQIFFTLSLGMGIIQNYASYLGPNDDVALSGIATVSLNEFAEVVLGGSLAIPIATAYASRIVPANVFSQGKDAALSWIGQHFGLGFSYTSLPNAFIQMGSVGRLFGALWFLLLWFAGFTSAIAMYNYLVALLEEDLNIKRSIGTWIVLLIYFIMGLPVIYISTYMNQLDSWISFQLTLLALVDIIVAVYLFKPSNFWDELHKGAWIHVPTWYKWVTVIIAPILLLIPLVGNFKSFVTGKIGIAPWTAIIVMFIIGAIESYYAIKKKYAEELEKNEVIVRL